The following proteins are encoded in a genomic region of Necator americanus strain Aroian chromosome II, whole genome shotgun sequence:
- a CDS encoding hypothetical protein (NECATOR_CHRII.G7087.T4), whose product MLETSRTCTKTRKGVGRRSPTHISSKNSFSENMERIEVGMHVDIQRSDGRVHGAVVSQLKPERRAVLVEWFEKGETKGKEIDLASLVAINPTLKGKDSLSKTLVHAHDENNDENEMLFDIPRPNRRTVLPTQRAPPESSSNAASVRRSMLLDRAGSGSDLTIVTEDVSHHQNTNHRQAPRGLVAPQKITLPSNKRAAAGASAATTPVERNPQPLTMLKSSELEDINDTIVVPETKMKSSTVVNIEKLQKEREERRAQQNHVKKQKEMEKNIDPGNPNYQFLLMIRDYQSQIDYRPLKMTDQVVDNRISVCVRKRPLNKKEISKKEIEVITIPNRDHLIVHQPQVKVDLTKYLDNQKFRFDYTFDENTSNEMVYKFTAQPLVKTIFDQGFATCFAYGQTGSGKTHTMGGDFTGKNQNCASGIYALTASDVFKMQHSQQYKKLNLSVSCSFFEIYGGKVFDLLKHKALLRVLEDGKKEVQVVGLQEMPVKCESDVLDLIRQGTDMRTAGATSANSNSSRSHAVFQIILRRDKKLWGKFSLIDLAGNERGQDTGNSDRQTRMEGAEINKSLLALKECIRAMAKNSHHVPFRTSKLTLVLRDSFIGEKARTCMIAMISPGMSSCEHTINTLRYADRVKELGADEGGSSPPMNDEELMLRTGGDDADNEDADLSLVCSRNGTDKTTFDMMKIVSNLTAAEEEALYSQYNLEQNMKTWLKDMGNLITRSNTVDYDQEAYVRDSLSLTNKMWNGLSECMDRLKKWQDLQAAEAEMSKKVTRKKLDSNR is encoded by the exons ATGCTGGAAACTAGCCGAACATGCACCAAAACAAGGAAAGGAGTTGGACGAA GGTCTCCTACTCACATATCATCGAAGAACTCATTCTCAGAGAACATGGAACGGATCGAGGTCGGCATGCATGTCGACATTCAAAG ATCCGACGGACGTGTTCATGGCGCGGTCGTCTCTCAGCTTAAGCCAGAACGTAGAGCAGTTCTTGTGGAATGGTTTGAGAAG GGTGAAACGAAAGGTAAGGAGATCGATCTCGCTTCGTTGGTAGCTATCAATCCGACACTCAAAGGAAAGGATTCGTTATCAAAAACACTAGTGCACGCACATGAC GAGAACAACGATGAGAATGAAATGCTGTTTGATATCCCACGTCCTAACAGGAGGACGGTACTTCCGACACAACGTGCTCCACCTGAGTCAAGTTCTAATGCAGCATCTGTGCG TCGTTCAATGCTTCTGGATCGTGCTGGCAGTGGTAGCGACCTTACAATTGTTACTGAAGATGTGTCTCACCATCAGAACACGAATCACCGACAAGCACCACGAGGCTTAGTGGCTCCACAGAAAATTACCTTGCCTT cgAATAAGCGTGCCGCCGCTGGCGCTAGTGCGGCGACTACACCAGTAGAGCGGAACCCTCAACCTCTCACCATGTTGAAGTCATCTGAATTGGAAG ATATTAATGACACAATTGTTGTTCCCGAGACCAAAATGAAGTCTTCGACTGTTGTTAACAttgaaaagttgcaaaaagaaCGCGAAGAGAGGAGAGCTCAGCAG AATCATGTGAAGAAACAGAAGGAGATGGAAAAGAATATTGATCCTGGAAACCCTAATTATCAGTTCTTGCTCATGATCCGGGATTATCAGTCTCAG ATCGACTACAGACCCCTAAAAATGACTGACCAAGTTGTGGACAATCGTATATCAGTTTGCGTTAGGAAAAGACCCCtcaataagaaagaaatcagcAAGAAGGAAATTGAG gTCATTACGATTCCTAATCGTGACCATTTGATTGTGCACCAACCACAAGTTAAAGTTGATCTCACAAAATACTTGGATAATCAAAAGTTCCGATTTGATTACACTTTTGACGAGAATACTTCTAATGAAATGGTTTATAA ATTCACCGCACAGCCATTAGTAAAGACAATTTTCGATCAAGGTTTTGCCACTTGTTTTGCTTACGGGCAAACAGGATCAGGAAAGACGCACACGATGGGTGGAGATTTTACAGGAAAGAACCAG AATTGTGCCAGTGGGATTTACGCTCTTACCGCGAGCGATGTTTTCAAGATGCAACATTCACAACAGTATAAGAAATTGAATCTTTCTGTCAGCTGTAGTTTTTTCGAGATATACGGCGGAAAG GTGTTCGACCTTTTGAAACACAAAGCTCTGTTACGAGTCCTCGAAGACGGTAAGAAAGAAGTGCAAGTAGTCGGACTTCAAGAGATGCCTGTGAAATGCGAGAGCGAC GTTCTTGATTTAATTCGACAAGGTACTGACATGCGTACAGCTGGTGCTACTTCGGCGAATTCAAACTCTAGTAGATCCCATGCTGTTTTCCAAATAATTCTGCGAAG AGATAAGAAGCTCTGGggcaaattttctttgatagaTTTAGCAGGTAATGAGCGCGGTCAAGATACCGGCAACTCTGACCGACAAACACGTATGGAGGGAgcagaaatcaataaatctcTTCTTGCTCTGAAG gaGTGCATAAGAGCAATGGCCAAAAACAGTCACCATGTGCCGTTCCGCACATCGAAACTTACCTTGGTTTTACGAGATTCGTTTATTGGTGAGAAGGCGCGTACATGCATG ATAGCTATGATCAGCCCCGGTATGTCATCATGCGAACACACAATTAATACTCTTCGTTATGCCGATAG AGTGAAGGAGCTTGGTGCTGACGAAGGTGGGAGCTCTCCTCCAATGAACGACGAGGAACTCATGTTGCGAACAGGTGGTGATGACGCTGACAACGAAGATGCTGATCTTTCACTTGTTTGTAGCAGAAAT GGAACTGATAAAACCACTTTTGATATGATGAAGATAGTTTCGAATTTAACTGCGGCTGAAGAGGAGGCTCTTTATAGTCAATACAACCTCGAACAG AATATGAAGACCTGGTTAAAGGATATGGGTAACCTGATTACACGTTCAAATACTGTGGATTATGACCAAGAAGCTTATGTACGCGATTCGTTATCGCTGACCAACAAAATGTGGAATGGATTGTCGGAGTGCATGG ATCGGTTGAAAAAATGGCAAGATCTACAGGCAGCAGAGGCAGAAATGTCCAAAAAAGTGACAAGGAAAAAGTTAGACTCCAACCGTTAA
- a CDS encoding hypothetical protein (NECATOR_CHRII.G7086.T1), whose amino-acid sequence MRRMRHPSSSQPHMHEGCRRIDTRQLQKTPPPRKQTTLRAIAAFRKRKLAAWVVGRRKKNVVYEMPVYKYHRIFSRRHTFPEVSVLSSDELLPTTKQSKRAASDVTKDQREDEMRREEERWGGLLGIHSRSCAAE is encoded by the exons ATGCGTCGGATGCGTCATCCCAGTAGTTCCCAGCCGCACATGCACGAAGGCTGTCGACGAATCGATACTCGCCAACTGCAAAAAACCCCTCCTCCACGCAAACAAACTACGCTCCGAGCTATTGCAGCTTTCAGGAAGCGCAAACTTGCTGCGTGGGTAGTCGGTAGACGTAAAAAGAATGTCGTGTATGAGATGCCCGTGTACAAGTATCACCGGATTTTTTCGAGAAGACATACTTTTCCTGAG GTTTCAGTGCTGAGCAGCGACGAATTGTTGCCCACAACGAAGCAGTCAAAACGTGCTGCAAGTGACGTTACGAAAGACCAAAGAGAGGATGAAATGAGGAGGGAGGAAGAGAGGTGGGGAGGGTTGTTAGGTATCCACAGCCGATCATgtgcagccgaataa
- a CDS encoding hypothetical protein (NECATOR_CHRII.G7087.T3), producing the protein MRLLPINTKWSKPQSGGPAHASLLVAWDAVTHLTPSLRPFLPTGAVLGFSVGLIFCWVFSWSPTHISSKNSFSENMERIEVGMHVDIQRSDGRVHGAVVSQLKPERRAVLVEWFEKGETKGKEIDLASLVAINPTLKGKDSLSKTLVHAHDENNDENEMLFDIPRPNRRTVLPTQRAPPESSSNAASVRRSMLLDRAGSGSDLTIVTEDVSHHQNTNHRQAPRGLVAPQKITLPSNKRAAAGASAATTPVERNPQPLTMLKSSELEDINDTIVVPETKMKSSTVVNIEKLQKEREERRAQQNHVKKQKEMEKNIDPGNPNYQFLLMIRDYQSQIDYRPLKMTDQVVDNRISVCVRKRPLNKKEISKKEIEVITIPNRDHLIVHQPQVKVDLTKYLDNQKFRFDYTFDENTSNEMVYKFTAQPLVKTIFDQGFATCFAYGQTGSGKTHTMGGDFTGKNQNCASGIYALTASDVFKMQHSQQYKKLNLSVSCSFFEIYGGKVFDLLKHKALLRVLEDGKKEVQVVGLQEMPVKCESDVLDLIRQGTDMRTAGATSANSNSSRSHAVFQIILRRDKKLWGKFSLIDLAGNERGQDTGNSDRQTRMEGAEINKSLLALKECIRAMAKNSHHVPFRTSKLTLVLRDSFIGEKARTCMIAMISPGMSSCEHTINTLRYADRVKELGADEGGSSPPMNDEELMLRTGGDDADNEDADLSLVCSRNGTDKTTFDMMKIVSNLTAAEEEALYSQYNLEQNMKTWLKDMGNLITRSNTVDYDQEAYVRDSLSLTNKMWNGLSECMDRLKKWQDLQAAEAEMSKKVTRKKLDSNR; encoded by the exons ATGCGGCTGCTTCCAATCAATACCAAATGGTCAAAACCGCAGTCCGGTGGACCTGC ACACGCTTCACTGCTGGTTGCATGGGATGCTGTGACTCATTTGACGCCTTCGCTTAGACCGTTCCTTCCGACTGGTGCTGTTTTGGGCTTTAGTGTTGGGCTTATCTTTTGCTGGGTCTTTTCAT GGTCTCCTACTCACATATCATCGAAGAACTCATTCTCAGAGAACATGGAACGGATCGAGGTCGGCATGCATGTCGACATTCAAAG ATCCGACGGACGTGTTCATGGCGCGGTCGTCTCTCAGCTTAAGCCAGAACGTAGAGCAGTTCTTGTGGAATGGTTTGAGAAG GGTGAAACGAAAGGTAAGGAGATCGATCTCGCTTCGTTGGTAGCTATCAATCCGACACTCAAAGGAAAGGATTCGTTATCAAAAACACTAGTGCACGCACATGAC GAGAACAACGATGAGAATGAAATGCTGTTTGATATCCCACGTCCTAACAGGAGGACGGTACTTCCGACACAACGTGCTCCACCTGAGTCAAGTTCTAATGCAGCATCTGTGCG TCGTTCAATGCTTCTGGATCGTGCTGGCAGTGGTAGCGACCTTACAATTGTTACTGAAGATGTGTCTCACCATCAGAACACGAATCACCGACAAGCACCACGAGGCTTAGTGGCTCCACAGAAAATTACCTTGCCTT cgAATAAGCGTGCCGCCGCTGGCGCTAGTGCGGCGACTACACCAGTAGAGCGGAACCCTCAACCTCTCACCATGTTGAAGTCATCTGAATTGGAAG ATATTAATGACACAATTGTTGTTCCCGAGACCAAAATGAAGTCTTCGACTGTTGTTAACAttgaaaagttgcaaaaagaaCGCGAAGAGAGGAGAGCTCAGCAG AATCATGTGAAGAAACAGAAGGAGATGGAAAAGAATATTGATCCTGGAAACCCTAATTATCAGTTCTTGCTCATGATCCGGGATTATCAGTCTCAG ATCGACTACAGACCCCTAAAAATGACTGACCAAGTTGTGGACAATCGTATATCAGTTTGCGTTAGGAAAAGACCCCtcaataagaaagaaatcagcAAGAAGGAAATTGAG gTCATTACGATTCCTAATCGTGACCATTTGATTGTGCACCAACCACAAGTTAAAGTTGATCTCACAAAATACTTGGATAATCAAAAGTTCCGATTTGATTACACTTTTGACGAGAATACTTCTAATGAAATGGTTTATAA ATTCACCGCACAGCCATTAGTAAAGACAATTTTCGATCAAGGTTTTGCCACTTGTTTTGCTTACGGGCAAACAGGATCAGGAAAGACGCACACGATGGGTGGAGATTTTACAGGAAAGAACCAG AATTGTGCCAGTGGGATTTACGCTCTTACCGCGAGCGATGTTTTCAAGATGCAACATTCACAACAGTATAAGAAATTGAATCTTTCTGTCAGCTGTAGTTTTTTCGAGATATACGGCGGAAAG GTGTTCGACCTTTTGAAACACAAAGCTCTGTTACGAGTCCTCGAAGACGGTAAGAAAGAAGTGCAAGTAGTCGGACTTCAAGAGATGCCTGTGAAATGCGAGAGCGAC GTTCTTGATTTAATTCGACAAGGTACTGACATGCGTACAGCTGGTGCTACTTCGGCGAATTCAAACTCTAGTAGATCCCATGCTGTTTTCCAAATAATTCTGCGAAG AGATAAGAAGCTCTGGggcaaattttctttgatagaTTTAGCAGGTAATGAGCGCGGTCAAGATACCGGCAACTCTGACCGACAAACACGTATGGAGGGAgcagaaatcaataaatctcTTCTTGCTCTGAAG gaGTGCATAAGAGCAATGGCCAAAAACAGTCACCATGTGCCGTTCCGCACATCGAAACTTACCTTGGTTTTACGAGATTCGTTTATTGGTGAGAAGGCGCGTACATGCATG ATAGCTATGATCAGCCCCGGTATGTCATCATGCGAACACACAATTAATACTCTTCGTTATGCCGATAG AGTGAAGGAGCTTGGTGCTGACGAAGGTGGGAGCTCTCCTCCAATGAACGACGAGGAACTCATGTTGCGAACAGGTGGTGATGACGCTGACAACGAAGATGCTGATCTTTCACTTGTTTGTAGCAGAAAT GGAACTGATAAAACCACTTTTGATATGATGAAGATAGTTTCGAATTTAACTGCGGCTGAAGAGGAGGCTCTTTATAGTCAATACAACCTCGAACAG AATATGAAGACCTGGTTAAAGGATATGGGTAACCTGATTACACGTTCAAATACTGTGGATTATGACCAAGAAGCTTATGTACGCGATTCGTTATCGCTGACCAACAAAATGTGGAATGGATTGTCGGAGTGCATGG ATCGGTTGAAAAAATGGCAAGATCTACAGGCAGCAGAGGCAGAAATGTCCAAAAAAGTGACAAGGAAAAAGTTAGACTCCAACCGTTAA
- a CDS encoding hypothetical protein (NECATOR_CHRII.G7087.T2), with protein MRLLPINTKWSKPQSGGPAHASLLVAWDAVTHLTPSLRPFLPTGSPTHISSKNSFSENMERIEVGMHVDIQRSDGRVHGAVVSQLKPERRAVLVEWFEKGETKGKEIDLASLVAINPTLKGKDSLSKTLVHAHDENNDENEMLFDIPRPNRRTVLPTQRAPPESSSNAASVRRSMLLDRAGSGSDLTIVTEDVSHHQNTNHRQAPRGLVAPQKITLPSNKRAAAGASAATTPVERNPQPLTMLKSSELEDINDTIVVPETKMKSSTVVNIEKLQKEREERRAQQNHVKKQKEMEKNIDPGNPNYQFLLMIRDYQSQIDYRPLKMTDQVVDNRISVCVRKRPLNKKEISKKEIEVITIPNRDHLIVHQPQVKVDLTKYLDNQKFRFDYTFDENTSNEMVYKFTAQPLVKTIFDQGFATCFAYGQTGSGKTHTMGGDFTGKNQNCASGIYALTASDVFKMQHSQQYKKLNLSVSCSFFEIYGGKVFDLLKHKALLRVLEDGKKEVQVVGLQEMPVKCESDVLDLIRQGTDMRTAGATSANSNSSRSHAVFQIILRRDKKLWGKFSLIDLAGNERGQDTGNSDRQTRMEGAEINKSLLALKECIRAMAKNSHHVPFRTSKLTLVLRDSFIGEKARTCMIAMISPGMSSCEHTINTLRYADRVKELGADEGGSSPPMNDEELMLRTGGDDADNEDADLSLVCSRNGTDKTTFDMMKIVSNLTAAEEEALYSQYNLEQNMKTWLKDMGNLITRSNTVDYDQEAYVRDSLSLTNKMWNGLSECMDRLKKWQDLQAAEAEMSKKVTRKKLDSNR; from the exons ATGCGGCTGCTTCCAATCAATACCAAATGGTCAAAACCGCAGTCCGGTGGACCTGC ACACGCTTCACTGCTGGTTGCATGGGATGCTGTGACTCATTTGACGCCTTCGCTTAGACCGTTCCTTCCGACTG GGTCTCCTACTCACATATCATCGAAGAACTCATTCTCAGAGAACATGGAACGGATCGAGGTCGGCATGCATGTCGACATTCAAAG ATCCGACGGACGTGTTCATGGCGCGGTCGTCTCTCAGCTTAAGCCAGAACGTAGAGCAGTTCTTGTGGAATGGTTTGAGAAG GGTGAAACGAAAGGTAAGGAGATCGATCTCGCTTCGTTGGTAGCTATCAATCCGACACTCAAAGGAAAGGATTCGTTATCAAAAACACTAGTGCACGCACATGAC GAGAACAACGATGAGAATGAAATGCTGTTTGATATCCCACGTCCTAACAGGAGGACGGTACTTCCGACACAACGTGCTCCACCTGAGTCAAGTTCTAATGCAGCATCTGTGCG TCGTTCAATGCTTCTGGATCGTGCTGGCAGTGGTAGCGACCTTACAATTGTTACTGAAGATGTGTCTCACCATCAGAACACGAATCACCGACAAGCACCACGAGGCTTAGTGGCTCCACAGAAAATTACCTTGCCTT cgAATAAGCGTGCCGCCGCTGGCGCTAGTGCGGCGACTACACCAGTAGAGCGGAACCCTCAACCTCTCACCATGTTGAAGTCATCTGAATTGGAAG ATATTAATGACACAATTGTTGTTCCCGAGACCAAAATGAAGTCTTCGACTGTTGTTAACAttgaaaagttgcaaaaagaaCGCGAAGAGAGGAGAGCTCAGCAG AATCATGTGAAGAAACAGAAGGAGATGGAAAAGAATATTGATCCTGGAAACCCTAATTATCAGTTCTTGCTCATGATCCGGGATTATCAGTCTCAG ATCGACTACAGACCCCTAAAAATGACTGACCAAGTTGTGGACAATCGTATATCAGTTTGCGTTAGGAAAAGACCCCtcaataagaaagaaatcagcAAGAAGGAAATTGAG gTCATTACGATTCCTAATCGTGACCATTTGATTGTGCACCAACCACAAGTTAAAGTTGATCTCACAAAATACTTGGATAATCAAAAGTTCCGATTTGATTACACTTTTGACGAGAATACTTCTAATGAAATGGTTTATAA ATTCACCGCACAGCCATTAGTAAAGACAATTTTCGATCAAGGTTTTGCCACTTGTTTTGCTTACGGGCAAACAGGATCAGGAAAGACGCACACGATGGGTGGAGATTTTACAGGAAAGAACCAG AATTGTGCCAGTGGGATTTACGCTCTTACCGCGAGCGATGTTTTCAAGATGCAACATTCACAACAGTATAAGAAATTGAATCTTTCTGTCAGCTGTAGTTTTTTCGAGATATACGGCGGAAAG GTGTTCGACCTTTTGAAACACAAAGCTCTGTTACGAGTCCTCGAAGACGGTAAGAAAGAAGTGCAAGTAGTCGGACTTCAAGAGATGCCTGTGAAATGCGAGAGCGAC GTTCTTGATTTAATTCGACAAGGTACTGACATGCGTACAGCTGGTGCTACTTCGGCGAATTCAAACTCTAGTAGATCCCATGCTGTTTTCCAAATAATTCTGCGAAG AGATAAGAAGCTCTGGggcaaattttctttgatagaTTTAGCAGGTAATGAGCGCGGTCAAGATACCGGCAACTCTGACCGACAAACACGTATGGAGGGAgcagaaatcaataaatctcTTCTTGCTCTGAAG gaGTGCATAAGAGCAATGGCCAAAAACAGTCACCATGTGCCGTTCCGCACATCGAAACTTACCTTGGTTTTACGAGATTCGTTTATTGGTGAGAAGGCGCGTACATGCATG ATAGCTATGATCAGCCCCGGTATGTCATCATGCGAACACACAATTAATACTCTTCGTTATGCCGATAG AGTGAAGGAGCTTGGTGCTGACGAAGGTGGGAGCTCTCCTCCAATGAACGACGAGGAACTCATGTTGCGAACAGGTGGTGATGACGCTGACAACGAAGATGCTGATCTTTCACTTGTTTGTAGCAGAAAT GGAACTGATAAAACCACTTTTGATATGATGAAGATAGTTTCGAATTTAACTGCGGCTGAAGAGGAGGCTCTTTATAGTCAATACAACCTCGAACAG AATATGAAGACCTGGTTAAAGGATATGGGTAACCTGATTACACGTTCAAATACTGTGGATTATGACCAAGAAGCTTATGTACGCGATTCGTTATCGCTGACCAACAAAATGTGGAATGGATTGTCGGAGTGCATGG ATCGGTTGAAAAAATGGCAAGATCTACAGGCAGCAGAGGCAGAAATGTCCAAAAAAGTGACAAGGAAAAAGTTAGACTCCAACCGTTAA
- a CDS encoding hypothetical protein (NECATOR_CHRII.G7085.T1), producing the protein MKTTGKLHMTTAWMHVMITWPHSTAVQKTAGAQLYTQPLNCVLAPAMRNKTKLKRTTFKAVCMFVEI; encoded by the coding sequence ATGAAAACAACCGGAAAACTACATATGACCACAGCGTGGATGCATGTGATGATCACGTGGCCACATTCAACGGCTGTCCAGAAGACGGCTGGCGCTCAACTCTACACTCAACCGCTGAACTGCGTATTAGCGCCGGCAATGCGGAACAAGACGAAATTGAAGCGGACAACGTTCAAGGCCGTCTGTATGTTTGTAGAGATCTGA